Proteins encoded within one genomic window of Thermogemmata fonticola:
- the hisB gene encoding imidazoleglycerol-phosphate dehydratase HisB, protein MARTAVVERTTRETTIHLQLNLDGHGQVQATTGVGFFDHMLEQLGRHSLFDLQVSCQGDLQIDAHHTVEDVGICLGQALHQALGDKAGIRRFGHCILPMDETLVTAAIDLSGRPACVWHAVLPSVQLGAFPAELAEEFWRAVVHHAHFNLHVLLHHGRNVHHMVEAIFKSCARALRMAVELDPRIRDIPSTKGVL, encoded by the coding sequence ATGGCACGCACAGCGGTTGTTGAACGCACGACCCGGGAAACGACCATCCACCTTCAACTGAACCTCGATGGCCATGGACAAGTGCAGGCAACCACCGGAGTCGGCTTTTTTGACCACATGTTGGAGCAACTCGGACGGCACAGCTTATTCGATTTGCAGGTGAGTTGTCAGGGGGACCTGCAGATCGACGCCCACCACACCGTGGAAGATGTCGGTATATGCCTGGGTCAGGCTCTGCATCAGGCTCTCGGAGACAAGGCGGGCATTCGCCGTTTCGGCCATTGCATCTTGCCCATGGATGAAACCCTCGTAACCGCGGCTATCGATTTGAGCGGTCGGCCAGCATGCGTTTGGCATGCCGTGCTTCCCTCGGTGCAACTCGGCGCGTTTCCTGCCGAATTGGCCGAGGAATTCTGGCGAGCCGTTGTCCATCACGCCCACTTCAATTTGCATGTCTTGCTTCACCACGGCCGCAACGTCCACCATATGGTGGAAGCCATTTTCAAGTCCTGCGCCCGCGCCCTACGCATGGCGGTGGAACTGGACCCCCGCATTCGCGATATTCCCTCCACCAAAGGGGTGCTCTGA
- the hisC gene encoding histidinol-phosphate transaminase → MSLPPAPSSEPSSPLTVLSALRPDIRAMQGYVPGEQRNNPNVLKLNTNENPYPPSPRVFEAIRETLTAEKLRKYPPPLGDNFRHTAARIFQLEPDWFLIGNGSDDLLTILTRAFVPAGGYLAAPMPGYLLYRTLAEIQGARFVPVPFTTDWQLPDPWPAPHAHLTFLANPNSPSGTVVQPQAIRRLAETLAPAPLVLDEAYADFADWNGLALLPHLPNLIITRSLSKSYSLAGIRFGFAIARPELIRELIKVKDSYNCDVLSLAAASAALEDREYFEQIRGRIRATRQRLTHALANLGFDVTPSHANFLWCRHRDRPAGTIAQELASRNILVRYMNYDGYDGLRISIGTDVEMDRLVETLELILQS, encoded by the coding sequence ATGAGCTTGCCGCCTGCTCCATCATCCGAGCCGTCCTCGCCGCTGACCGTTCTCAGCGCCTTGCGGCCCGACATCCGCGCGATGCAGGGGTACGTCCCCGGTGAACAGCGCAACAACCCTAACGTTCTCAAGCTCAACACCAACGAGAATCCTTATCCGCCCAGCCCGCGTGTCTTCGAGGCCATTCGCGAAACCCTCACCGCCGAAAAACTCCGGAAATATCCCCCTCCGCTCGGTGATAACTTCCGGCACACAGCGGCCCGTATCTTCCAACTGGAACCGGATTGGTTCCTCATTGGCAATGGTTCCGATGATCTTCTGACCATCCTGACGCGTGCTTTCGTTCCAGCCGGAGGGTATCTGGCAGCTCCCATGCCCGGTTATCTGCTCTATCGCACGCTCGCTGAGATTCAAGGAGCACGCTTTGTTCCTGTGCCCTTCACCACCGATTGGCAACTCCCCGATCCCTGGCCTGCACCCCACGCCCACTTAACCTTCTTGGCCAATCCCAACTCGCCCTCGGGAACAGTGGTCCAACCCCAAGCGATCCGTCGCTTGGCAGAAACCTTGGCTCCGGCCCCTCTTGTTTTGGATGAAGCCTATGCTGACTTCGCCGATTGGAACGGCCTGGCGCTGCTTCCTCACTTACCCAATCTGATCATCACCCGTAGCTTGAGTAAATCATATTCCCTTGCGGGCATCCGCTTCGGCTTTGCCATTGCTCGTCCCGAATTGATCCGAGAATTGATCAAGGTGAAGGATTCCTACAATTGCGACGTCTTGAGTTTAGCTGCCGCATCCGCCGCCTTGGAGGATCGGGAATACTTCGAGCAAATCCGGGGAAGAATTCGTGCAACACGCCAACGTCTTACCCATGCCTTGGCAAATCTAGGGTTCGATGTGACACCCAGTCATGCGAACTTTCTCTGGTGCCGTCACAGGGACCGCCCCGCCGGGACTATTGCCCAGGAGCTAGCGAGCCGTAACATCCTCGTCCGTTACATGAATTATGACGGCTATGACGGACTCCGTATCTCCATCGGTACCGATGTGGAAATGGATCGGTTGGTGGAAACCCTGGAACTGATCCTCCAAAGCTAG